One genomic window of Osmia bicornis bicornis chromosome 5, iOsmBic2.1, whole genome shotgun sequence includes the following:
- the LOC114871031 gene encoding uncharacterized protein LOC114871031, protein MIVHRFAVTYIKITLLFAFVFLPRISTCWDFGAVNLPEDIFIGKFAVWRNRAFLAIPRTERNETLVNRTTLYQAIWPESNFPGVKPSKLFSSNLHNKLINDGCLRSIVKLDIDTRGRLWLLEVPQNHDCSARIIIYNLRRNNQLVSSTDLLNVPTKNLRALAVDSSGSKAYLGDPGDESIIAFIPEKERWWRITMIHGPEVPRVVSTDIAISRKNSALYLSGSNTLNLFSINLNELWNEQNVSPSNDKSRNVTVLWHGTKMGASSGLICDFKDGLHYFMSSERASVRWDTKLPLKAEYHTILVQDEHCPCITDYAMDSQKNLWGLINSECPFTSETPSKFQLKSRTIKILKYPIF, encoded by the exons ATGATTGTTCACCGCTTCGCTGTTACTTATATCAAAATAACATTACTCTTTGCTTTCGTTTTTCTTCCACGAATATCCACTTGTTGGGACTTTGGAGCTGTGAACCTGCCGGAAGACATTTTCATTGGAAAATTTGCTGTCTGGAGAAATCGCGCCTTTTTAGCTATACCAAG AACGGAAAGAAACGAAACTTTGGTAAACAGAACAACTCTGTACCAAGCAATTTGGCCTGAATCTAATTTTCCAGGGGTGAAACCTAGCAAACTATTCTCATCTAATTTGCATAATAAACTCATAAACGATGGATGTCTCAGATCCATCGTGAAATTGGATATCGATACTCGTGGGCGTTTGTGGTTGCTCGAAGTGCCTCAGAATCATGATTGTTCGGCTagaattatcatttataatttgagACGAAATAATCAATTG GTGTCATCTACGGACTTACTGAACGTCCCAACGAAAAATTTACGAGCCCTCGCCGTTGATTCTTCCGGAAGTAAAGCGTATTTGGGAGATCCGGGAGATGAATCAATCATAGCGTTCATACCTG AGAAGGAAAGGTGGTGGCGGATAACGATGATTCATGGACCGGAAGTTCCACGAGTTGTCAGTACCGACATCGCTATATCTAGGAAGAATTCGGCGTTGTATTTGAGTGGTTCCAATACTCTTAATTTATTCagtataaatttaaatgaattgtGGAACGAGCAAAATGTTTCTCCATCCAATGAT AAATCACGAAATGTCACGGTTCTTTGGCACGGTACCAAAATGGGAGCTTCCTCCGGGCTGATCTGCGACTTCAAGGACGGTCTTCATTATTTTATGTCCTCGGAAAGAGCCAGCGTTCGTTGGGACACGAAGCTTCCTCTCAAA GCCGAATACCATACGATTCTTGTGCAGGATGAACATTGTCCCTGTATAACCGATTATGCAATGGACAGCCAGAAGAATTTATGGGGTTTAATAAATTCAGAGTGTCCATTTACCTCAGAAACACCATCGAAATTCCAGCTCAAATCGCGAACCATTAAAATCTTAAAATAtcctattttttaa
- the LOC123987782 gene encoding major royal jelly protein 1-like isoform X2, protein MKASWLLLLCFAAVSFQNAVAVSKKEAMKVIKEWKYIDYKYDNEEQKQSAINSGEYNYKNCFPVDVDRWNDKTFVTVIRDEGVPSSLNIVSKEVGKGGPLLTPYPDWSWASTSSCNNIINVYRIAIDRCDRLWVLDTGVKGSDRICPTKLLVFYLPTSKLIKRVTIPDNIAMNTTIGQGLLVTPVVQTFGRGCQKTFVYMADVDGYGLIFYDGSFFRRITSTALDSDPKATVFTIQKESFTLQDGPVGMALSPFSGNIYYSPMSSFNLDIVNTRSIIESGGTGAWFKEYKNILWTQSSAKAMSDTGTLFFGLVNNTSIGCWNEYRQLRRSNIDLVALNEENLQFTSGLKVKSCAGREDLYAMTNRFQKISSGSLNFNEINFRILKGDVFTLIQNTRCKPERYRYY, encoded by the exons ATGAAGGCGTCCTGGTTGCTGCTATTATGTTTCGCTGCAGTTTCTTTCCAAAATGCAGTTGCAGTTTCAAAGAAAGAAGCTATGAAAGTGATAAAAGAATGGAAGTACATTGATTACAAATACGACAATGAAGAACAGAAACAGTCTGCTATAAACTCCGGCGAATACAATTACAAAAATTGCTTTCCCGTAGATGTTGATCGATGGAATGATAAAACTTTCGTCACTGTTATCAGAGACGAAGGTGTGCCCTCATCTTTGAACATCGTATCGAAGGAAGTGGGTAAGGGTGGTCCTCTACTCACCCCATACCCTGATTGGAGTTGGGCTAGTACTAGCAGTTGCAACAATATTATAAACGTTTACAGAATTGCG ATCGACAGGTGCGATAGACTATGGGTCCTGGACACAGGTGTAAAGGGCTCGGACAGAATATGTCCTACGAAATTGCTCGTTTTCTATTTGCCAACttcaaaattgataaaaagGGTCACAATACCTGATAACATCGCGATGAACACAACGATAGGACAAGGTCTCTTAGTAACACCAGTCGTTCAAACTTTCGGACGCGGCTgccagaaaacattt gTCTATATGGCAGACGTCGATGGCTATGGTCTAATATTCTACGATGGTTCATTTTTCCGTCGAATAACATCGACTGCTTTGGATTCCGATCCGAAAGCCACGGTTTTCACGATTCAAAAAGAAAGTTTCACATTGCAAGACGGTCCTGTAGGAATGGCCTTATCCCCTTTTTCCGGGAATATTTACTACAGTCCAATGTCCAGCTTTAATTTGGACATCGTTAACACTCGGTCCATCATTGAATCAGGGGGGACTGGCGCGTGGTTCAAAGA gtacaaaaatattttgtgGACTCAATCGAGTGCTAAAGCAATGTCAGACACTGGAACTCTGTTCTTTGGACTTGTCAATAATACTTCCATCGGTTGCTGGAACGAATACAGACAACTTAGAAGATCAAACATT GATCTGGTTGCCCTTAACGAAGAGAATCTCCAATTCACCAGCGGTTTGAAAGTTAAGAGCTGTGCCGGAAGAGAAGATTTATATGCGATGACTAATAGATTTCAAAAAATCTCGAGTGGAAGTTTAAATTTCAACGAGATTAATTTCCGAATACTGAAAGGAGACGTGTTTACTTTAATCCAGAACACTCGTTGCAAACCAGAACGTTATCGATACTATTAG
- the LOC114871181 gene encoding protein yellow, which produces MFFKEKFLSASALIVSLLVVAVVGTFDITLNSNVQWTAGSFQWPCPTTKNMFKSSGRYIPKNVIATRAAIFNDDAIVALPRYKPGVPATLAKIQKDETSCEATLVPYPCWSLQEEGTCTALQNVVDLYLDPQNILWVLDTGVVNTLDQPVRNCPPKVLAINVSTGKLVKTVELTGLTTSTSRLQYVVADYSPDGRVFIYVSDAASRAILVYDVTSGRGYRVVLPQAVTIGCTRRDVLYLALLRRSDGSTCLVFTYLSSSRMFSVRTEHLRNGSANGRIHDLGQKAKKMIFLGTDNGSALFFRYEGEPDIYRWDATAQFNPQCFQLVYTSNECFLATHVVADYNRGRMRVLESNFPDYMQDTVGCGANQALNLM; this is translated from the exons atgttttttaaagaaaaatttctctCCGCATCCGCGTTGATAGTCAGCCTCTTGGTGGTTGCCGTTGTAGGAACATTTGATATAACATTGAATAGTAACGTTCAATGGACAGCTGGAAGCTTCCAGTGGCCATGTCCAACCACGAAGAACATGTTCAAAAGCAGTGGACGATACATTCCTAAGAATGTGATAGCTACCAGAGCTGCCATTTTCAACGACGACGCCATTGTAGCTTTACCTAg GTACAAGCCAGGAGTGCCAGCAACTTTGGCGAAAATCCAAAAGGATGAAACAAGCTGTGAAGCCACACTGGTACCATATCCTTGCTGGTCTCTTCAGGAAGAAGGAACGTGCACCGCATTGCAGAACGTCGTGGATTTGTATTTGGATCCTCAGAATATTCTCTGGGTGTTGGACACGGGGGTGGTGAACACTTTGGACCAACCAGTACGCAATTGTCCACCCAAGGTGCTCGCTATTAATGTCAGCACTGGCAAG CTGGTTAAGACAGTAGAACTTACCGGTCTGACCACGTCCACGTCTCGATTGCAATACGTGGTAGCGGACTACAGCCCAGACGGCAGGGTCTTCATCTACGTATCCGACGCCGCATCAAGGGCGATCCTCGTGTACGATGTTACTTCCGGTCGTGGTTATCGCGTCGTTTTACCCCAAGCCGTCACTATAGGCTGCACCAGAAGAGACGTCTTGTACCTGGCACTTCTTCGACGCTCAGACGGAAGTACCTGTTTGGTGTTCACTTACCTAAGCAGCAGTCGTATGTTCTCGGTGAGAACGGAACATCTTCGAAACGGTTCGGCGAACGGAAGAATCCACGATCTTGGACAGAAAGCAAAGAAGATGATCTTCTTGGGCACGGACAATGGCAGCGCTCTTTTCTTCCGGTACGAAGGAGAGCCGGATATCTACAGATGGGACGCTACTGCCCAATTCAATCCGCAATGTTTCCAATTGGTTTATACCAGTAACGAATGTTTCCTGGCTACTCACGTGGTGGCTGATTATAACAGAGGAAGGATGAGGGTTCTGGAGTCGAATTTCCCTGATTACATGCAGGACACCGTGGGATGTGGTGCTAATCAAGCCCTTAATCTCATGTAA
- the LOC114871179 gene encoding major royal jelly protein 1-like: protein MKRLCITLCLMVLVKDSLLTYTTQEVSQSLVLSGQSLNWPCQSTKNIYETSGRYIARNVIATRAQVYKDEAILALPRYKPGVPFTLGVLSLKTSDCAPKITPFPCWAIQEEGNCQALQSAVDIALDMQGILWVLDVGIVNTMEQPVRRCPPKVVGVNANSGKVVKIIDLSSLADTSSRLQYMAVDYAADGQVYVYVSDAGTRAIIVYNVTADSGYRVVLPAAVTSGMDKPDALYLALVRKSCGTQVLYFTYLGSSRMFAIKASNLRTGNANGSIVDIGGKKNKIVLLGTDNGSAIFFRIKGDSNVYMWNSETPFVSDNFLLVQKAGDCRLPTGVIPGYKGLMWVIESNFQDYIDNAVSCSGASVSLHPLVNSCEEY, encoded by the exons ATGAAGAGACTGTGCATCACCCTCTGTCTAATGGTCTTAGTGAAAGACTCACTGTTGACCTACACCACTCAAGAGGTGTCGCAATCGTTGGTCCTCTCAGGACAGAGCTTAAATTGGCCTTGTCAAAGTACGAAAAACATTTATGAAACGAGTGGACGGTACATCGCTAGAAACGTGATCGCCACGAGGGCGCAGGTGTACAAGGACGAGGCTATCCTGGCCCTACCGCGTTACAAACCAGGTGTACCCTTCACTCTTGGTGTTCTATCCTTGAAAACGAGCGACTGTGCACCGAAGATAACTCCTTTCCCTTGCTGGGCGATCCAGGAAGAAGGAAACTGTCAAGCGTTGCAAAGCGCCGTTGATATTGCCCTGGACATGCAGGGTATCCTTTGGGTTCTCGATGTTGGTATCGTCAACACTATGGAGCAACCTGTCCGCAGATGTCCTCCTAAGGTTGTAGGAGTAAACGCTAACAGTGGAAAG GTTGTCAAAATAATCGACTTAAGTTCCTTGGCTGACACATCCTCTCGTCTGCAATACATGGCTGTCGACTACGCAGCCGATGGCCAGGTATACGTGTACGTTTCCGACGCTGGTACCAGGGCCATCATCGTCTACAACGTGACAGCTGACAGTGGATATCGCGTGGTCCTTCCCGCTGCTGTCACTTCCGGCATGGACAAACCGGACGCGCTATATCTGGCGCTCGTAAGGAAAAGCTGTGGTACCCAGGTGCTTTACTTCACCTACCTGGGTTCCAGCAGGATGTTCGCCATCAAAGCTAGCAATCTGAGAACCGGAAATGCTAATGGATCCATAGTGGACATTGGTGGGAAGAAGAACAAAATTGTACTACTGGGTACCGATAATGGTTCGGCTATCTTCTTTAGAATAAAGG GTGATTCGAACGTATACATGTGGAACTCGGAGACTCCCTTCGTCTCGGACAACTTCCTGTTGGTGCAGAAGGCTGGCGATTGTAGATTACCAACCGGGGTCATTCCTGGTTACAAAGGACTCATGTGGGTGATTGAAAGTAACTTCCAGGATTATATTGATAACGCTGTCAGTTGTTCAGGTGCATCGGTGTCGCTGCATCCTCTGGTGAACTCTTGCGAGGAATATTGA
- the LOC123987782 gene encoding major royal jelly protein 1-like isoform X1, with the protein MRCSFICLTSFLKKTDNPNMKASWLLLLCFAAVSFQNAVAVSKKEAMKVIKEWKYIDYKYDNEEQKQSAINSGEYNYKNCFPVDVDRWNDKTFVTVIRDEGVPSSLNIVSKEVGKGGPLLTPYPDWSWASTSSCNNIINVYRIAIDRCDRLWVLDTGVKGSDRICPTKLLVFYLPTSKLIKRVTIPDNIAMNTTIGQGLLVTPVVQTFGRGCQKTFVYMADVDGYGLIFYDGSFFRRITSTALDSDPKATVFTIQKESFTLQDGPVGMALSPFSGNIYYSPMSSFNLDIVNTRSIIESGGTGAWFKEYKNILWTQSSAKAMSDTGTLFFGLVNNTSIGCWNEYRQLRRSNIDLVALNEENLQFTSGLKVKSCAGREDLYAMTNRFQKISSGSLNFNEINFRILKGDVFTLIQNTRCKPERYRYY; encoded by the exons ATGCGCTGCTCATTCATTTGTTTGACTTCTTTCCTTAAAAAAACTGACAATCC AAACATGAAGGCGTCCTGGTTGCTGCTATTATGTTTCGCTGCAGTTTCTTTCCAAAATGCAGTTGCAGTTTCAAAGAAAGAAGCTATGAAAGTGATAAAAGAATGGAAGTACATTGATTACAAATACGACAATGAAGAACAGAAACAGTCTGCTATAAACTCCGGCGAATACAATTACAAAAATTGCTTTCCCGTAGATGTTGATCGATGGAATGATAAAACTTTCGTCACTGTTATCAGAGACGAAGGTGTGCCCTCATCTTTGAACATCGTATCGAAGGAAGTGGGTAAGGGTGGTCCTCTACTCACCCCATACCCTGATTGGAGTTGGGCTAGTACTAGCAGTTGCAACAATATTATAAACGTTTACAGAATTGCG ATCGACAGGTGCGATAGACTATGGGTCCTGGACACAGGTGTAAAGGGCTCGGACAGAATATGTCCTACGAAATTGCTCGTTTTCTATTTGCCAACttcaaaattgataaaaagGGTCACAATACCTGATAACATCGCGATGAACACAACGATAGGACAAGGTCTCTTAGTAACACCAGTCGTTCAAACTTTCGGACGCGGCTgccagaaaacattt gTCTATATGGCAGACGTCGATGGCTATGGTCTAATATTCTACGATGGTTCATTTTTCCGTCGAATAACATCGACTGCTTTGGATTCCGATCCGAAAGCCACGGTTTTCACGATTCAAAAAGAAAGTTTCACATTGCAAGACGGTCCTGTAGGAATGGCCTTATCCCCTTTTTCCGGGAATATTTACTACAGTCCAATGTCCAGCTTTAATTTGGACATCGTTAACACTCGGTCCATCATTGAATCAGGGGGGACTGGCGCGTGGTTCAAAGA gtacaaaaatattttgtgGACTCAATCGAGTGCTAAAGCAATGTCAGACACTGGAACTCTGTTCTTTGGACTTGTCAATAATACTTCCATCGGTTGCTGGAACGAATACAGACAACTTAGAAGATCAAACATT GATCTGGTTGCCCTTAACGAAGAGAATCTCCAATTCACCAGCGGTTTGAAAGTTAAGAGCTGTGCCGGAAGAGAAGATTTATATGCGATGACTAATAGATTTCAAAAAATCTCGAGTGGAAGTTTAAATTTCAACGAGATTAATTTCCGAATACTGAAAGGAGACGTGTTTACTTTAATCCAGAACACTCGTTGCAAACCAGAACGTTATCGATACTATTAG
- the LOC114871030 gene encoding uncharacterized protein LOC114871030 — MKLIKIIIILHRILVFVLLAGLSSAEVLQTIAQWPLMDFALPYDRGFLNQYRPENVVPTGIEVGWDKIFICVPRLRAGVPSTLNYIPRNLPLESSPQLQAYPSWDWHSAGKGDLNCSKLISVYRSRLDRCNRLWVLDSGIMTSIDDFMPVCMPKIMVFDLQTDQLVRQYTFPREVLRPNTLLTNLIIDDVSATTCDDVFIYMSDTAGPGILVFDGATDRSWRVTHASMYPHPDYSTYRIGSDTFELMDGVVGLAFSAKQGMVYYQPLATDRLFSVPSTALQAGPPAFGEQLPVTLVGRKSSQGLALAVDPRDDTILFSPLTEVAIAAWQPQTNRQRILAYSPEKLQFVAEIRWAHDNGNFWVMSTRFQKFFRKEVNVRDINIRIMRLTAEQLPLKHAILNSYTQSSFPLHFYNNTLGYMEIITLLRFHSKMRLCWTILLLVIFDARAHEKLKTIYSWKALEFLFPNQFAKEVAIKNGDFIPGAPVPIDVDVYNGGHQSTVFVAIPRFQKGVPVTLGYVTDKVSTDGNPLIAPFPNWEYNAIGNCDMITSVYRMQIDQCDRLWVLDTGVVEETKVCPPKLHVFSLRKGTLITRYTFPRDHYKEDSLHVTVAVDVRNTEQDCKDTFAYIADVTGFALIVYDHRNSRSWKINNNLFYPYPPHGTFDIKDVTFDLMDGILGLAMGPLRNDDRILYFHSLASRVESRVSTSVIRNYTLFHDNPEAAARSFIAYEGERASQSAAQAMDRHGVLFFGLLSDLAIGCWNSKHFPNYGGPNNEILVTDSETLQFPSGMKIIISKKGKQELWVLSAAFQKYMSGSLHSNETNFIIQAGFVDELVRGTKCDVSALDSRGFQFPK; from the exons atgaaattaattaaaataataattattcttcaCAGGATCTTAGTTTTCGTCCTCCTGGCAGGGTTGTCCTCCGCAGAGGTTCTCCAAACCATAGCTCAATGGCCTCTGATGGACTTCGCCCTACCCTACGATCGAGGATTTCTAAATCAATATCGTCCCGAAAACGTAGTACCTACTGGGATTGAAGTCGGCTGGGATAAGATCTTCATCTGCGTTCCAAGGTTAAGAGCTGGGGTACCATCGACCTTGAACTATATCCCGAGGAATCTTCCGCTAGAAAGTAGCCCGCAACTTCAAGCGTATCCATCATGGGACTGGCACAGCGCTGGAAAGGGAGACTTGAATTGTTCGAAGCTGATCTCTGTCTACAGATCGAGGCTAGACAGGTGTAATAGATTGTGGGTGCTGGATAGTGGGATAATGACGTCGATCGATGACTTTATGCCGGTTTGTATGCCGAAAATTATGGTGTTCGACTTGCAAACTGACCAATTAGTGCGACAGTACACCTTTCCACGAGAG GTACTAAGGCCAAACACGTTACTGACGAATCTGATCATCGACGATGTTTCAGCAACCACCTGTGACGATGTGTTTATTTATATGAGCGACACCGCAGGACCTG GTATATTGGTGTTTGATGGAGCTACAGATAGGAGTTGGCGAGTTACGCACGCCTCCATGTATCCACATCCAGATTACTCCACGTACAGA ATTGGCAGTGACACGTTTGAACTGATGGATGGCGTGGTCGGCTTAGCTTTCTCCGCAAAACAGGGGATGGTTTATTACCAACCCCTGGCGACGGATCGTCTGTTCAGCGTACCGAGCACTGCCCTTCAAGCTGGTCCTCCAGCATTTGGAGAACAATTACCAGTGACCTTGGTAGGCAGAAAATCGAGTCAAGGTCTCGCGTTGGCCGTCGACCCTCGAGATGATACAATTCTCTTTTCGCCATTAACCGAAGTGGCAATTGCTGCCTGGCAACCGCAAACCAATCGACAAAG AATCTTGGCATACAGTCCAGAGAAGCTGCAATTCGTGGCGGAGATTCGATGGGCTCACGATAATGGTAATTTTTGGGTAATGAGCACCAGGTTCCAGAAGTTCTTCCGAAAAGAGGTCAACGTCCGCGATATCAACATACGAATCATGAGGCTAACGGCTGAGCAACTTCCATTGAAACACGCGATTCTTAATTCGTACACTCAATCGTCGTTTCCCttacatttttataacaaCACGTTAGG TTACATGGAAATAATAACTCTATTGCGATTTCATTCGAAAATGAGGCTTTGCTGGACGATTTTACTCTTGGTAATCTTTGACGCAAGAGCGCATGAAAAGCTGAAGACTATATACTCTTGGAAGGCgttggaatttttatttccaaacCAGTTTGCCAAAGAAGTGGCAATTAAGAATGGAGATTTCATACCCGGCGCACCAGTGCCCATCGACGTTGACGTCTACAATGGAg gGCACCAGTCGACGGTGTTCGTCGCAATTCCAAGATTTCAAAAAGGGGTACCAGTGACTTTGGGCTACGTTACTGACAAGGTGTCTACAGATGGCAACCCTTTAATCGCACCCTTTCCAAATTGGGAGTACAATGCCATAGGAAACTGCGACATGATCACTAGTGTCTACAGAATGCAG aTAGATCAATGCGATCGTTTATGGGTCCTCGACACCGGAGTAGTGGAGGAGACAAAAGTCTGCCCACCAAAATTACACGTGTTTTCCTTACGCAAAGGCACTCTGATCACTCGCTATACTTTTCCTCGTGATCATTACAAAGAAGATTCTTTGCACGTTACCGTGGCTGTCGACGTTCGCAATACGGAACAAGACTGCAAAGATACATTTGCTTACATCGCCGATGTGACCGGATTCGCATTGATCGTCTACGATCATCGTAATTCGCGATCTTGGAAGATCAACAACAATTTGTTTTATCCATACCCACCTCACGGTACTTTCGATATCAAGGATGTGACGTTTGATCTTATGGATGGGATCCTGGGTTTGGCAATGGGTCCCCTTCGAAACGACGACAGGatactttattttcattctctgGCCAGCAGGGTCGAGTCACGGGTGTCTACTTCTGTAATTAG GAATTATACGCTGTTTCATGACAATCCCGAGGCTGCAGCGAGGTCGTTCATCGCGTATGAAGGAGAACGAGCTTCGCAATCGGCAGCTCAGGCTATGGACCGTCATGGAGTTCTTTTCTTTGGTCTGTTATCTGATCTAGCGATCGGTTGCTGGAACAGCAAGCATTTTCCTAATTATGGAGGCCCTAATAACGAGATACTTGTTACCGATTCGGAAACATTGCAATTTCCATCAGGGATGAAG ATCATCATCTCGAAGAAAGGCAAACAAGAATTATGGGTCCTCTCAGCGGCCTTCCAAAAATACATGAGTGGTTCGTTACATAGTAATGAAACGAACTTTATAATTCAAGCTGGTTTCGTGGACGAACTGGTTCGTGGTACCAAATGTGACGTGTCTGCTTTGGATAGTAGAGGCTTTCAATTTCCGAAATGA